A genomic region of uncultured Roseibium sp. contains the following coding sequences:
- a CDS encoding thiamine pyrophosphate-binding protein → MTTGADIIAGKLHAAGCRHAFGIPGGEVLALMQSLDQAGMNFILVKHENAGGFMAEGGWHADGAPGVLLATIGPGVANAVNVVANAWQDRVPLIFLTGCVDQGEAESYTHQVFDHQQLLRPIVKASFSARLGALDVMMEKALAIALDGQPGPVHIDVPIKVAESETEEPWSRSFLSAPVATRAATGTDLDTAMALFAEAERPIAIAGVDAVNEGASAAISDFCREFGIPLVTSYKGKGLLDENDPLALGGAGLSPKADGHLLPLINQSDCILLLGYDPIEMRINWRNPWDRDASVIDVTPVLRTHGMHNVSATLRSAVVPALELLGAARKPDRPSWPGGEPEKVAAELAEGFGPEKDGWGPATAFHTLRKVMPAETVATADSGAHRILVSQIWRCPQPRQMLQSSALCTMGCAVPLAMGHRLVEGTSPVIAFVGDAGLEMCLGELSTLRDLKIPVIICVLVDTSLALIELKQRGSQRPNVGVDFGETDFPAVARAYGGHGVWIDNAGDLRQEATDALARDGFTILACRIERRAYDGAF, encoded by the coding sequence ATGACCACCGGCGCAGACATCATTGCCGGCAAGCTTCACGCTGCCGGTTGCCGACACGCTTTCGGAATCCCCGGGGGAGAGGTTCTTGCCCTGATGCAATCGCTCGATCAGGCCGGCATGAATTTCATTCTGGTCAAGCACGAGAACGCGGGCGGCTTCATGGCGGAAGGCGGCTGGCATGCGGACGGCGCACCCGGTGTGCTTCTGGCAACGATCGGTCCCGGGGTGGCGAACGCGGTAAATGTGGTCGCAAACGCGTGGCAGGACCGGGTCCCGCTGATCTTCCTGACGGGATGCGTCGACCAGGGTGAAGCGGAGAGCTACACGCACCAGGTCTTTGATCATCAGCAACTGCTGCGCCCGATCGTCAAGGCAAGCTTTTCCGCCCGTCTCGGCGCGCTCGACGTGATGATGGAAAAGGCGCTGGCGATCGCGCTCGACGGCCAGCCCGGCCCGGTTCATATCGATGTGCCGATCAAGGTCGCGGAATCGGAGACGGAAGAACCGTGGTCGCGCTCCTTCCTGTCTGCTCCGGTCGCAACCAGGGCCGCGACCGGCACGGATCTGGACACCGCGATGGCGCTCTTTGCAGAAGCGGAGCGTCCGATCGCCATCGCCGGTGTTGATGCGGTCAATGAGGGCGCCTCGGCGGCGATCAGCGATTTCTGCAGGGAGTTCGGGATCCCGCTGGTTACGAGCTACAAGGGCAAGGGGCTTCTTGACGAGAACGATCCGCTGGCCCTCGGCGGCGCGGGCCTGTCGCCCAAGGCGGACGGCCATCTTCTGCCGCTGATCAATCAGAGCGACTGCATTCTTCTGCTTGGCTATGACCCGATTGAAATGCGGATCAACTGGCGCAATCCCTGGGACAGGGATGCATCGGTCATTGACGTGACCCCGGTGCTCAGAACCCACGGCATGCACAACGTTTCGGCCACCTTGCGCAGCGCTGTTGTGCCCGCGCTGGAACTGCTGGGCGCGGCACGCAAACCGGACCGGCCTTCCTGGCCCGGCGGGGAACCGGAAAAAGTTGCGGCGGAACTCGCCGAGGGCTTTGGGCCGGAGAAGGACGGCTGGGGCCCGGCAACGGCGTTCCACACCTTGCGGAAGGTAATGCCCGCCGAAACCGTTGCGACCGCGGACAGCGGTGCTCACCGGATCCTCGTCAGCCAGATCTGGCGATGCCCGCAACCGCGCCAGATGCTGCAATCCTCTGCGCTCTGCACCATGGGCTGCGCCGTGCCGCTGGCCATGGGTCACAGATTGGTTGAAGGCACGTCACCCGTGATTGCATTTGTCGGCGATGCCGGCCTTGAGATGTGTCTTGGCGAACTGTCGACCCTCAGGGATCTGAAAATCCCGGTGATCATCTGCGTTCTCGTCGACACCAGTCTTGCGCTGATCGAGTTGAAACAGCGCGGCAGTCAGAGACCGAATGTCGGTGTCGACTTCGGCGAGACGGATTTCCCTGCCGTTGCGCGCGCTTACGGCGGGCACGGCGTCTGGATCGACAACGCGGGTGATCTCAGGCAGGAGGCAACTGACGCGCTGGCACGCGACGGCTTCACCATTCTCGCCTGCCGCATCGAGCGGCGTGCCTATGACGGGGCCTTCTAA